Proteins co-encoded in one Streptomyces sp. NBC_01571 genomic window:
- a CDS encoding TetR/AcrR family transcriptional regulator, with protein MTPAGRRIVAAAEELFYSRGITAVGVDLIAEHSGVTKRTLYNQFGSKDHLVAAYLTERDQRWRSLVRAAVEAGNTPAEAVTAPFEALRTWSETNTRGCAFINALAELPDPSHPAHRIAANQKLWLLNLFEELAVAAGCSHPAALATRLFVLHEGAVATQPLSLDTLPECTDLARVLVQAATSTASRAVST; from the coding sequence ATGACGCCGGCCGGCCGCCGCATCGTGGCGGCCGCCGAGGAGCTGTTCTACAGCCGCGGCATCACGGCGGTGGGCGTGGATCTGATCGCCGAGCACTCAGGCGTGACCAAGCGGACCCTGTACAACCAGTTCGGTTCGAAGGACCACCTCGTGGCGGCCTATCTCACGGAACGCGACCAGCGCTGGCGGTCACTCGTCCGTGCCGCCGTCGAAGCGGGCAACACTCCGGCGGAGGCCGTCACGGCCCCCTTCGAGGCCCTGCGGACCTGGAGCGAGACCAACACCCGCGGATGCGCCTTCATCAACGCGCTGGCAGAACTCCCGGATCCCTCGCATCCCGCACACCGCATCGCCGCGAACCAGAAGCTCTGGCTGCTGAACCTGTTCGAGGAACTCGCCGTCGCGGCGGGCTGCTCGCACCCGGCCGCCCTCGCCACCCGACTCTTCGTGCTGCACGAGGGTGCTGTCGCCACGCAGCCCCTCTCACTCGACACCCTTCCGGAGTGCACCGACCTGGCACGAGTCCTGGTTCAAGCCGCCACATCCACCGCCAGTAGAGCGGTTTCGACGTAG
- a CDS encoding class I SAM-dependent methyltransferase has product MVELDSLSATREAYDAAAATYAQLFRDSLRDSPLDRGILGVFAELVRASGDGRVADLGCGPGHITAYLDGLGLAAFGVDASPAMIELARQEHPGLRFDVGSMAALDIADGALDGVLSRWSIIHTPPPELPVVLAEFHRVLAPGGHLLVGFSASDDPSHPTQVFDHAVVPAHRWWPDHLAALLRESGLAEVARMVREPQPTDRRQFQEIHLLARKV; this is encoded by the coding sequence ATGGTCGAACTCGATTCCCTCAGCGCCACCCGCGAGGCCTACGACGCCGCTGCCGCCACCTATGCGCAACTGTTCCGCGACTCGCTGCGTGACAGTCCCCTGGACCGCGGGATCCTGGGTGTCTTCGCCGAACTTGTCCGTGCGAGTGGGGACGGTCGCGTCGCGGACCTGGGATGTGGGCCCGGCCACATCACCGCATATCTGGACGGGCTGGGGCTGGCGGCGTTCGGTGTCGATGCCTCTCCCGCGATGATCGAGCTGGCTCGGCAGGAGCATCCGGGCCTGCGGTTCGACGTGGGCTCGATGGCCGCGTTGGACATCGCTGACGGCGCACTGGACGGCGTACTCTCGCGTTGGTCCATCATCCACACGCCACCGCCTGAACTCCCCGTCGTCCTGGCGGAGTTCCATCGCGTACTGGCGCCTGGCGGCCACCTTCTGGTCGGCTTCTCGGCAAGCGACGATCCGTCTCACCCGACGCAGGTCTTCGATCACGCGGTCGTGCCGGCCCATCGGTGGTGGCCCGATCACCTCGCCGCGCTGCTGCGCGAGTCCGGGTTGGCCGAGGTGGCCCGGATGGTCCGCGAGCCTCAGCCCACCGACCGACGGCAGTTCCAGGAGATCCACCTGCTCGCCCGCAAGGTCTAG
- a CDS encoding DinB family protein — protein MTQRTDTPPAWDERTQLVTFLDYARDTARAKCEGVSAEDARRAPLPLSPLMTLCGLISHLRWVEYYWFQVIFLGEELAGPLAEATDDDPDPEMRTAAEIPLPQLLAEYDEQSARYRRLVSDHELNSTAKRPISDGRYVDLRWVILHVIEETSRHNGHLDVVRELVDGRTGT, from the coding sequence ATGACTCAACGAACCGACACACCTCCCGCGTGGGACGAGCGTACGCAGCTGGTCACCTTCCTGGACTATGCCCGTGACACCGCGCGAGCCAAGTGTGAGGGCGTGTCCGCCGAAGACGCTCGCAGGGCCCCGCTCCCGCTTTCACCGCTGATGACGTTGTGCGGGCTGATCAGCCATCTGCGGTGGGTCGAGTACTACTGGTTCCAAGTGATTTTTCTGGGCGAGGAGCTCGCGGGGCCGCTCGCCGAGGCGACCGACGACGATCCCGATCCTGAGATGCGGACAGCAGCCGAGATCCCGTTGCCCCAGCTTCTCGCCGAGTACGACGAGCAGAGTGCCCGCTACCGTCGCCTGGTGTCCGACCACGAGCTGAACTCAACGGCCAAGCGCCCCATCAGCGACGGCCGCTACGTCGACCTCCGTTGGGTGATCCTCCACGTCATTGAGGAGACGTCCCGCCACAACGGTCACCTCGATGTCGTGCGTGAGCTCGTCGACGGGCGTACCGGCACCTGA
- a CDS encoding zinc-binding dehydrogenase, translated as MGVPDVMRAVRIARHGGPEVLELTEVAVPAPRAGEVLVQVGAVALNNTDLWTREGAYGRPDDPKALSGWRGPIDFPRIQGADVAGRVVAVGTGVTGGLVGRRVVVDPAIYDTEGPDAHPVGLMGSERDGGYAEYVTAPVERVHDVTESPLTDEQLATLPTAYGTALGMIERGRLRKGETALVSGASGGVGLALIQIARARGARVLAISSGPKIDAVREAGAHEVVDRAGDIAERIRAAAPEGIDVALDVVAGELVGEGLPLLREGGRWVIAGALGGYDVAFDVRRLYLHNAQVIGSAMHTPTHFGLLMNLARRAEVQPVIAATFPLNQAAQAQEELSRREHVGKIVMRP; from the coding sequence ATGGGTGTGCCCGATGTCATGCGAGCGGTTCGCATCGCCAGGCACGGAGGACCGGAGGTCCTTGAGCTGACGGAGGTCGCCGTCCCCGCCCCTCGGGCAGGGGAGGTGCTGGTCCAGGTCGGTGCGGTAGCGCTGAACAACACCGACCTGTGGACCCGGGAGGGCGCCTACGGACGTCCGGACGACCCGAAGGCGCTGTCGGGCTGGCGAGGCCCGATCGACTTCCCGCGCATCCAGGGCGCCGACGTCGCCGGCCGGGTGGTGGCCGTCGGGACCGGTGTGACGGGGGGCCTCGTAGGACGCCGAGTGGTCGTCGACCCCGCGATCTACGACACCGAAGGACCGGACGCCCACCCGGTGGGCCTGATGGGGAGCGAACGCGACGGCGGATACGCCGAGTACGTGACGGCGCCGGTGGAGCGTGTACACGACGTGACGGAATCTCCGCTCACGGACGAGCAGCTCGCGACGCTGCCGACCGCCTACGGCACGGCGCTGGGCATGATCGAGCGAGGCCGCCTGCGGAAGGGGGAGACCGCCCTGGTCTCGGGAGCGTCCGGTGGCGTAGGCCTCGCGCTGATTCAGATCGCCCGTGCACGCGGCGCAAGAGTGCTCGCCATCAGTAGTGGACCCAAGATCGACGCGGTGCGCGAAGCAGGCGCGCACGAAGTCGTCGACCGCGCAGGAGACATCGCCGAGCGGATCCGCGCCGCCGCCCCGGAGGGCATCGACGTCGCACTCGACGTCGTGGCGGGCGAACTGGTCGGCGAGGGGCTGCCGCTGCTGCGCGAAGGGGGCCGGTGGGTCATCGCCGGTGCGCTCGGTGGCTACGACGTGGCCTTTGACGTGCGGCGCCTCTACCTGCACAACGCCCAGGTCATCGGGTCCGCGATGCACACGCCCACGCACTTCGGCCTCCTCATGAACCTCGCTCGTCGCGCAGAGGTCCAGCCCGTCATCGCCGCGACCTTCCCACTGAACCAGGCCGCTCAGGCCCAGGAGGAACTCTCGCGCAGGGAGCATGTGGGAAAGATCGTCATGCGCCCCTGA
- a CDS encoding RecQ family ATP-dependent DNA helicase, producing the protein MRVKVGYFKTRSLRRRLQRCAREVFGWKSLRPPQLAAMTAVMQGRDTIVVMPTGAGKSAVYQVPGVLLEGPTLVVSPLIALQRDQVAHLARIKGSGASAVNSAQRARDNEAVWERVREGSLDFLFVSPEQLAKDEVVEQIAAAAPALMVVDEAHCVSSWGYDFRPDYLSLCHVRERIGRPPLLALTASAAAPVRADIVERLGMREVYEVVAGFDRRNITLEVVRHPENAGKRRWVVERAAAEAKPGIVYAGTRRETEEYAQELSALGFDSAAYHAGLSAAERSRTHDRFQDGELDVVVATSAFGMGIDKPNIRFVLHASVPGSLDTYYQEIGRAGRDGKPSTAILAYRPEDLGVQRFRTGAHPDPETLGGLIDTVREHRGPVTATSLRKSTGLSQTPLTSMLHLLEEAGAVTTQKRGGVRAVPGAQRDACVREAIRIASARVDLERSRVEMMRAYAETNGCRRRHMLGYFGESLAEGDCAGCDMCARTQELKRAPVRTGDILSGTGPAPLEPVAIDGAFPPGTRVGHTTWGEGEVMSEDGDKITVLFESVGYRTLSLPAVKARGLLTPVSSAATRS; encoded by the coding sequence ATGCGCGTCAAGGTCGGATACTTCAAGACCAGGTCACTCAGGAGACGCCTCCAGCGCTGTGCCCGAGAGGTGTTCGGCTGGAAGAGCCTGCGGCCGCCCCAACTCGCCGCCATGACGGCCGTGATGCAGGGGCGCGACACCATCGTGGTGATGCCGACGGGTGCGGGGAAGTCCGCCGTGTACCAGGTGCCGGGTGTGCTGCTGGAGGGGCCGACCCTCGTGGTCTCGCCCCTGATAGCGCTCCAGCGGGACCAGGTCGCCCATCTCGCGCGCATCAAGGGGTCCGGCGCCTCGGCGGTCAACTCCGCGCAGCGCGCTCGGGACAACGAAGCCGTGTGGGAACGCGTACGAGAAGGCAGTTTGGACTTTCTGTTCGTCTCGCCGGAGCAGCTCGCGAAGGACGAGGTGGTGGAGCAGATCGCCGCGGCGGCTCCCGCGCTGATGGTGGTCGACGAGGCGCACTGCGTCTCCTCGTGGGGATACGACTTCCGGCCCGACTACCTGTCCCTGTGCCACGTGCGCGAACGCATCGGCCGGCCTCCGCTCCTCGCCCTCACCGCCAGCGCGGCGGCACCCGTACGGGCGGACATCGTGGAGCGGCTCGGCATGCGCGAGGTGTACGAGGTGGTCGCCGGGTTCGACCGCCGCAACATCACGCTGGAGGTCGTACGGCACCCGGAGAACGCGGGGAAGCGCCGGTGGGTGGTGGAACGGGCCGCGGCCGAGGCCAAACCGGGCATCGTCTACGCGGGAACGCGACGGGAGACCGAGGAGTACGCGCAGGAACTGTCGGCGCTCGGATTCGACAGCGCCGCCTACCACGCGGGGCTGTCGGCTGCTGAGCGCTCCCGGACGCACGACCGCTTCCAGGACGGCGAACTCGACGTGGTCGTCGCCACCTCCGCGTTCGGGATGGGCATCGACAAGCCGAACATCCGCTTCGTGCTGCACGCATCCGTGCCGGGTTCCCTCGACACCTACTACCAGGAGATCGGCCGGGCCGGCCGCGACGGAAAACCGTCGACGGCGATCCTCGCGTACCGGCCCGAGGACCTCGGCGTCCAGCGGTTCCGGACGGGCGCTCACCCCGACCCGGAGACGCTGGGCGGGCTGATCGACACGGTGCGCGAGCACCGTGGCCCGGTCACGGCGACCAGCCTGCGCAAAAGCACCGGGCTGTCCCAGACGCCGCTGACGTCGATGCTGCACCTGCTGGAGGAGGCCGGAGCCGTGACAACACAGAAGCGCGGCGGCGTTCGCGCCGTGCCCGGGGCGCAGCGCGACGCCTGCGTCCGCGAGGCGATCCGGATCGCTTCCGCCCGTGTCGACCTGGAGCGTTCCCGGGTGGAGATGATGCGGGCGTACGCGGAGACGAACGGCTGTCGCCGGCGCCACATGCTCGGGTACTTCGGTGAGAGTCTGGCAGAAGGCGACTGCGCGGGATGCGACATGTGCGCCCGTACACAGGAGTTGAAGAGGGCACCCGTCCGGACAGGAGACATCCTTTCCGGTACGGGCCCCGCTCCGCTGGAACCCGTGGCGATCGACGGCGCCTTCCCGCCCGGAACGCGGGTGGGCCACACCACCTGGGGCGAGGGCGAGGTGATGAGCGAAGACGGGGACAAGATCACGGTTCTGTTCGAGAGCGTGGGCTATCGCACCCTGTCCCTCCCCGCCGTCAAGGCGCGGGGCCTGCTGACGCCGGTGTCGTCCGCCGCGACGAGAAGCTGA
- a CDS encoding long-chain fatty acid--CoA ligase yields MHAFELPPPATGVMQGGLADSLFETARREPALAQVARRLDGASGTWASISAAELWDEVVDVARGLVASGIRPGNRVAIMARTRYEWTVLSYALWTVGAELVPIYPTSSHEQVAWILQDAACVAVVVEDEQGIMTVGSACASLPSLRHVWQLDTGALSQLAERGRAIPPTTVDSLRRIVLPDSTAVIAYTSGTTGNPKGCALTHRSLASPVDTLLTGWRHTAAPPGEQPAILAFLPFSHVYGLLIQGLCLRGGILLGHEPDLSEEALSAALLSFRPTFLYAVPFVFEKIYKNFVRTAQQTGRGALFERAVQTAKDFAAAGERQRLGTGPGPGFDLKLQHALYEKTVYRKLRATLGGRVCGAVSGGSPLNRELALFYAGIGILIHDGYGLTETSGGITAQPVGRAKFGTVGQALPGTDIRVADDGEILVWGPSVFQGYINDEAATHASFQDGWLATGDIGHLDTERYLTITGRKKDIIVTSGGKSVAPAALEERLRVHPLIHQAVIVGDNRPCVGALITLDPDFLAHWRGTWTKGEAAAPRDAREENELREEVRRAVASANSTVSPTESIRVFRVLPEPFDLANGLLTPSMKLRRDAISQRFAAEIDAMYQTSSRRPREYTPNEPSVWDDSDNVFR; encoded by the coding sequence ATGCACGCGTTCGAACTTCCTCCACCGGCCACCGGCGTCATGCAGGGGGGACTCGCCGACAGTCTCTTCGAAACGGCGCGGCGTGAGCCGGCACTCGCCCAGGTGGCGCGCCGTCTCGACGGGGCTTCCGGTACCTGGGCATCGATCTCCGCGGCCGAGCTGTGGGACGAGGTCGTGGACGTCGCCAGGGGGTTGGTCGCCTCCGGGATACGCCCGGGCAACCGCGTCGCCATCATGGCGCGCACACGCTACGAGTGGACCGTGCTCAGCTACGCGCTGTGGACGGTGGGTGCCGAACTCGTCCCGATCTACCCGACCTCGTCGCACGAGCAGGTCGCGTGGATCCTGCAGGACGCGGCCTGCGTCGCCGTGGTCGTCGAGGACGAACAGGGCATCATGACGGTCGGCTCGGCGTGCGCGTCGCTCCCGTCGCTGCGCCACGTCTGGCAGTTGGACACCGGGGCCCTGTCGCAGCTCGCCGAGCGGGGCCGGGCGATCCCGCCGACGACGGTCGACTCGCTCCGCCGCATCGTGCTGCCCGACTCGACCGCGGTCATCGCGTACACCTCCGGCACGACGGGGAACCCGAAGGGCTGCGCCCTGACCCACCGCAGCCTGGCCAGCCCCGTCGACACGCTGCTCACCGGCTGGAGACACACGGCCGCTCCGCCCGGTGAACAGCCCGCCATCCTCGCCTTCCTGCCCTTCTCCCACGTGTACGGCCTGTTGATCCAGGGACTGTGTCTGCGCGGCGGCATCCTCCTGGGACACGAGCCGGACCTGAGCGAGGAGGCGCTCTCCGCGGCGCTGCTCTCCTTCCGCCCCACCTTCCTCTACGCCGTCCCGTTCGTCTTCGAGAAGATCTACAAGAACTTCGTGCGGACGGCGCAGCAGACCGGCCGTGGCGCCCTGTTCGAGCGAGCCGTCCAGACCGCCAAGGACTTCGCCGCGGCCGGCGAACGCCAGCGGCTGGGCACCGGGCCCGGTCCCGGCTTCGACCTGAAGCTGCAGCACGCCCTCTACGAGAAGACCGTCTACCGGAAACTGCGCGCCACCCTGGGCGGACGGGTGTGCGGTGCGGTCTCGGGCGGTTCGCCCCTCAACCGGGAACTCGCGCTCTTCTACGCGGGCATCGGGATCCTCATCCACGACGGCTACGGGCTGACCGAGACGAGCGGCGGCATCACCGCGCAGCCGGTCGGCCGGGCGAAGTTCGGAACCGTCGGACAGGCGCTGCCGGGCACGGACATCCGGGTAGCCGACGACGGGGAGATCCTGGTCTGGGGGCCCTCGGTGTTCCAGGGGTACATCAACGACGAGGCAGCCACCCACGCGTCGTTCCAGGACGGCTGGCTCGCGACGGGCGACATCGGCCACCTCGACACCGAGCGGTATCTCACCATCACCGGCCGCAAGAAGGACATCATCGTCACGAGCGGCGGCAAGAGCGTGGCTCCCGCCGCCCTCGAAGAGCGTCTGCGCGTCCATCCGTTGATCCATCAGGCGGTGATCGTGGGCGACAACCGGCCCTGTGTGGGCGCCCTCATCACCCTGGATCCCGACTTCCTCGCGCACTGGCGCGGAACGTGGACCAAGGGTGAGGCGGCGGCGCCGCGCGACGCCCGGGAGGAGAACGAGCTGCGCGAAGAGGTCAGACGTGCCGTGGCGTCGGCCAACAGCACCGTGTCCCCCACGGAGTCCATCAGGGTGTTCCGTGTCCTTCCGGAGCCCTTCGACCTGGCCAACGGGTTGTTGACCCCTTCGATGAAGCTGCGTCGGGACGCCATCTCACAGCGGTTCGCCGCCGAGATCGACGCCATGTACCAGACGTCGTCGCGAAGGCCGCGGGAGTACACGCCGAACGAGCCGTCGGTCTGGGACGACTCGGACAACGTGTTCCGCTGA
- a CDS encoding NADPH:quinone reductase, which produces MKAIVYTEGGGPEVLRLTERPLPEPGPGEVRVRVEVSGVNPTDWKSRTAGPQEKGEQVPNQDGAGLIDAVGEGVDPARTGQRVWIWEAAWQRPDGTAQEYVVLPEEQAVPLPDNASLDLGASIPIPAMTAHRALTVREGDPTRLGPGALRGRTVLVAGGAGAVGNMAIQLARWAGATVVATVSSPFKARLAKAAGAHHVVDYKAEDAEAAIRRVAPDGVDIVVEVAMAANARLDVSVTAQNAAVAYYDDGADVTLPRRTFFGNLRFQGVLVYTMPAEAKRDAVAAITAALADGALRVGEEAGLPLHRFPLEATADAHTAVEKGAVGKVLIDV; this is translated from the coding sequence ATGAAAGCAATCGTGTACACGGAAGGTGGCGGCCCTGAGGTGCTGCGCCTGACCGAACGTCCGCTGCCGGAGCCGGGGCCGGGCGAGGTGCGGGTACGGGTCGAGGTGTCCGGGGTGAACCCGACGGACTGGAAGTCGCGCACGGCCGGGCCGCAGGAGAAGGGCGAGCAGGTGCCCAACCAGGACGGCGCCGGACTGATCGACGCGGTCGGGGAGGGGGTCGACCCGGCCAGGACCGGTCAGCGCGTCTGGATCTGGGAGGCCGCCTGGCAGCGCCCGGACGGCACGGCGCAGGAGTACGTGGTGCTCCCCGAGGAACAGGCCGTACCGCTGCCCGACAACGCGTCCCTCGACCTCGGCGCGAGCATCCCCATTCCCGCGATGACGGCCCACCGCGCCCTCACCGTGCGGGAAGGCGACCCGACCCGGCTCGGACCCGGCGCACTGCGCGGCCGTACGGTGCTGGTCGCCGGCGGGGCGGGCGCGGTCGGCAACATGGCGATCCAGCTTGCGCGCTGGGCAGGGGCGACCGTGGTGGCCACCGTCAGCAGCCCGTTCAAGGCGCGTCTGGCCAAGGCCGCCGGCGCGCACCATGTCGTCGACTACAAGGCCGAGGACGCGGAGGCGGCGATCCGCCGGGTGGCCCCGGACGGTGTCGACATCGTCGTGGAGGTCGCCATGGCAGCGAACGCGCGGCTCGACGTCTCGGTGACCGCCCAGAACGCCGCCGTCGCGTACTACGACGACGGCGCCGACGTGACACTGCCCCGCCGGACCTTCTTCGGCAACCTGCGCTTCCAAGGCGTTCTCGTCTACACCATGCCGGCCGAGGCCAAGCGGGATGCCGTCGCCGCCATCACCGCCGCCCTCGCCGACGGGGCGCTGCGCGTGGGCGAGGAGGCGGGCCTGCCGCTGCACCGCTTCCCGCTGGAAGCCACGGCGGACGCGCACACCGCGGTCGAGAAGGGAGCGGTGGGCAAGGTCCTCATCGACGTGTGA
- a CDS encoding DUF6215 domain-containing protein produces MLGFLLRLLPFWVREPLLIVVGSVLGVRIMYLAVRDHDRIAAGLGVVFIVFTAVRVHTVVRALRARRSPSPVASEDGAAVDAAAQAGAEPRPRPDAPEKDHNAWAQAVAAVAVFGALAAVLWLAPRVMPSDDNSSQPASCSVGEREKLPKVYKEKPQPVTGEELCKALNRPDLAKLLGTPGETATTASGTSNTALLTDGKVAQPEAEVAFDTYTVNASATYNEMSTDQYVKLMKFGDETDVKTLTVLGRPAVFSSDHTMRFQISLGSGGSGGPAEQGPLARTLSVAFDRDDRGGYYDITVWSASGALPDDSVLLGIAERVLPTIRGRAAR; encoded by the coding sequence ATGCTCGGTTTCCTCCTCCGTCTCCTGCCGTTCTGGGTCCGCGAGCCCCTGCTCATCGTGGTCGGGTCCGTTCTCGGCGTACGCATCATGTATCTCGCCGTCCGCGATCACGACCGGATCGCGGCCGGTCTCGGCGTGGTGTTCATCGTGTTCACCGCCGTACGTGTCCACACGGTGGTCCGGGCCCTGCGCGCACGCCGGAGCCCGAGTCCTGTGGCCTCCGAAGACGGAGCGGCGGTCGATGCTGCCGCCCAGGCCGGAGCCGAGCCGCGTCCTCGCCCGGACGCCCCGGAGAAGGATCACAACGCATGGGCCCAGGCCGTCGCGGCCGTGGCCGTGTTCGGGGCACTCGCGGCCGTGCTGTGGTTGGCCCCACGCGTGATGCCGTCCGACGACAACTCCTCGCAGCCCGCCTCGTGTTCGGTCGGAGAGCGCGAGAAGCTGCCGAAGGTCTACAAGGAGAAGCCCCAGCCGGTGACCGGCGAAGAGCTGTGCAAGGCGCTCAACCGGCCCGACCTCGCCAAGCTCCTCGGAACGCCTGGCGAGACCGCGACCACCGCTTCCGGCACCAGCAACACCGCTCTCCTGACTGATGGGAAGGTCGCCCAGCCGGAGGCCGAGGTCGCGTTCGACACGTACACAGTGAACGCCTCGGCCACTTACAACGAGATGTCGACCGACCAGTATGTGAAGCTGATGAAGTTCGGGGACGAGACGGACGTCAAGACCCTGACGGTTCTCGGCCGGCCCGCGGTGTTCTCCTCGGATCACACCATGAGGTTCCAGATCAGTCTCGGGAGCGGTGGATCCGGCGGACCGGCCGAACAAGGCCCCCTGGCCAGGACGCTGTCCGTGGCCTTTGACCGTGATGACCGGGGCGGCTACTACGACATCACGGTGTGGAGCGCGTCCGGAGCCCTCCCGGACGACAGCGTTCTCCTCGGCATCGCCGAGAGGGTTCTTCCGACGATTCGCGGACGAGCTGCTCGATGA
- a CDS encoding PhzF family phenazine biosynthesis isomerase, translating to MTTNTPRPEVLRYTAFSNSPDGGNPAGVVLDAAALDDGDMLAIAAGLGYSESAFLTAPPEALGGQEGRAYSIRYFSPKAEVPFCGHATIATAIALAERIGPGELVFATRAGTVPVEVAEEDGTLRATLTSVEPHIEDIADADLAEALAALDWPATDLDPAFPPRIAFAGARHLVLAAATRARLADLAYDFARLEALMHRLDLTTVQLVWRESATVFHVRDPFPVGGVVEDPATGAAAAAFGAYVRDLDLVPEDAVLTLHQGVDLGRPGELTVTLRAGDPRVRVSGTGARIS from the coding sequence ATGACGACGAATACGCCGAGGCCCGAGGTGCTGCGCTACACCGCCTTCTCCAACTCCCCCGACGGCGGAAACCCCGCCGGTGTCGTTCTGGACGCCGCTGCCCTGGACGACGGCGACATGCTGGCCATCGCCGCCGGCCTCGGATACTCGGAGTCCGCGTTCCTGACCGCGCCGCCGGAGGCCCTCGGCGGCCAGGAGGGACGGGCGTACAGCATCCGTTACTTCAGCCCCAAGGCCGAGGTGCCGTTCTGCGGGCACGCCACCATCGCGACGGCCATCGCGCTCGCCGAGCGGATCGGCCCCGGAGAGCTGGTGTTCGCGACGCGCGCCGGCACCGTGCCGGTGGAGGTGGCCGAGGAGGACGGGACACTCCGGGCCACGCTCACCAGTGTCGAGCCGCACATCGAGGACATCGCCGACGCCGACCTCGCGGAGGCGCTCGCCGCGCTCGACTGGCCGGCCACCGATCTCGACCCGGCCTTCCCGCCTCGTATCGCCTTCGCCGGCGCCCGCCATCTCGTCCTCGCGGCGGCGACGCGCGCCCGTCTCGCGGATCTCGCCTACGACTTCGCCCGCCTCGAAGCCCTGATGCACCGCCTGGACCTCACCACGGTCCAGCTCGTGTGGCGGGAGTCGGCCACCGTCTTCCACGTCCGTGACCCGTTCCCCGTCGGCGGTGTCGTCGAGGACCCGGCGACCGGCGCCGCGGCCGCCGCGTTCGGTGCCTACGTCCGCGATCTCGACCTGGTCCCCGAAGACGCCGTCCTCACCCTGCACCAGGGTGTGGACCTGGGCCGCCCCGGCGAGCTCACCGTGACCCTGCGCGCTGGTGACCCACGCGTCCGTGTCAGCGGCACGGGAGCTCGCATCAGCTGA
- a CDS encoding TetR/AcrR family transcriptional regulator translates to MSHQHVLTASETRAKPLRRDAQRNRDAIVAAARTAFSEQGLGASLEGVAREAGVAIGTLYRHFPTRLALVEALFNAKYTELLATAEEAAAMDDAWEGFCRYLEKLCQLQACDRAFNDLVSARLPLHAAGREMHERAKELCTQIMRGAQEQGALRGDVTAQDIAFVIWSQAGIIQATRTVAPRAWRRHLHLMLDAFRTQGAHELPEPPLTSRQADQTLVTLECTEEDCREQS, encoded by the coding sequence ATGAGCCACCAGCACGTCCTCACCGCGAGCGAGACACGGGCGAAACCCCTGCGCCGTGACGCACAGCGCAACAGGGACGCGATCGTGGCCGCCGCCCGCACGGCCTTCTCCGAGCAGGGCCTCGGGGCGTCCCTGGAGGGCGTCGCCCGCGAGGCCGGCGTCGCGATCGGCACGCTCTACCGCCACTTCCCCACCCGCCTCGCCCTGGTCGAGGCGCTTTTCAACGCGAAGTACACGGAACTGCTCGCCACCGCGGAAGAGGCCGCGGCCATGGACGACGCCTGGGAGGGGTTCTGCCGCTACCTGGAGAAACTCTGCCAGCTGCAGGCCTGCGACCGCGCCTTCAACGACCTGGTCTCGGCACGGCTGCCCCTTCACGCGGCCGGCCGCGAGATGCACGAACGCGCCAAGGAACTCTGCACCCAGATCATGCGCGGCGCCCAAGAACAGGGCGCCCTGCGCGGCGACGTCACCGCTCAGGACATCGCCTTCGTGATCTGGTCCCAGGCCGGGATCATCCAGGCCACCCGCACCGTCGCGCCCCGGGCCTGGCGCCGCCACCTCCACCTGATGCTCGACGCCTTCCGCACGCAGGGCGCCCACGAACTGCCCGAACCTCCCCTGACCAGCCGGCAGGCCGACCAGACCCTCGTCACTCTCGAGTGCACCGAAGAGGACTGCCGCGAGCAGTCCTGA